Proteins encoded by one window of Enterobacter hormaechei subsp. xiangfangensis:
- a CDS encoding DUF1656 domain-containing protein, with product MTLFSFSAGLPLQDLIVGASVYFPPLFKAVMVGFVIWLIAHRLLRDWMYSGEIWHPMLMDLSLFTLSVCLGLAVLTVW from the coding sequence GTGACGTTGTTTTCCTTCTCCGCAGGGTTGCCCCTCCAGGATCTGATTGTTGGCGCATCGGTCTACTTTCCGCCACTGTTTAAAGCCGTGATGGTCGGTTTTGTGATCTGGCTCATTGCGCATCGTCTGCTGCGCGACTGGATGTATTCCGGTGAAATCTGGCACCCGATGTTAATGGATCTCTCCCTGTTTACCCTCTCCGTCTGTCTTGGCCTTGCCGTGTTAACCGTGTGGTGA
- a CDS encoding GGDEF domain-containing protein, with product MLAICRFVKNRFVAFALGCIVIIAVLQGFFIKLVAWVPSFSPLFFPTLTIFLLVFHLFIACFMAMKYWCDKRRLYLVPIALAFAGSALLMVGTLASFPAWLDLYQFNEANYNDAMIFYMFRHFLMAVLMIVAALLYTLRNSALSRSAHVGIVVGASLFTGCMLGLALFYSSHSTLLTLDLVDNETRQFMVLWSQAINIILIVLWVVTLITLLAITRVRNLFWVGGNFLCVCYIVTLLMLLLGGHAEDISWYRARLFETVATLMIIFILLSDVFNLYRDSHVKYQQSYQNSIRDPLTRLYNRSYFYDSLNHALNTATVTHPVSVVVSDLDRFKRINDCYGHLQGDRVLQFVSNLLTDSVRPQDIAARIGGEEFVLMLTNTPSDVAHQVAERIRLKLSGFDKASSGGQLPEPITISMGVFTATSPETSAETCVESADKAMYEAKETGRNRVVVFRT from the coding sequence ATGCTTGCGATCTGTCGATTTGTAAAGAACCGCTTTGTGGCCTTCGCGCTTGGGTGCATTGTTATCATTGCCGTATTACAAGGTTTTTTTATAAAACTTGTTGCATGGGTTCCTTCGTTTTCACCTTTGTTTTTCCCTACGCTGACGATATTTCTTCTGGTGTTCCATCTGTTTATTGCCTGTTTTATGGCAATGAAATACTGGTGCGACAAAAGGCGATTATATCTTGTTCCCATTGCCCTGGCCTTTGCCGGTTCGGCGTTACTGATGGTGGGGACACTGGCCAGCTTCCCGGCCTGGCTTGATCTCTATCAGTTCAACGAAGCGAACTATAACGACGCCATGATTTTCTACATGTTCCGCCACTTTTTAATGGCGGTGCTGATGATCGTCGCAGCATTACTGTATACCCTGCGCAATTCTGCGCTCTCACGAAGCGCCCATGTTGGTATCGTTGTCGGCGCCTCGCTCTTTACGGGCTGTATGCTTGGGCTGGCATTGTTCTATTCCAGCCATTCAACCCTGCTCACACTGGACCTGGTGGATAATGAAACCCGACAGTTTATGGTTCTCTGGAGCCAGGCGATCAATATCATTTTGATCGTCCTGTGGGTAGTAACGTTAATCACCCTGTTGGCCATTACCCGCGTGAGGAATTTGTTTTGGGTCGGCGGCAATTTTTTATGTGTCTGTTATATCGTCACTCTGCTCATGCTATTGTTAGGCGGACACGCTGAAGATATTTCATGGTACCGGGCACGGTTATTCGAAACTGTCGCTACGTTAATGATTATTTTCATCTTACTTTCCGACGTATTTAATTTGTATCGTGACTCGCATGTAAAATATCAGCAGTCTTATCAAAATTCCATCCGCGACCCCCTCACCCGTCTTTATAATCGCAGCTATTTCTATGATTCATTAAATCACGCGCTAAACACGGCCACGGTGACACATCCGGTATCGGTGGTCGTGAGCGATCTTGACCGTTTTAAACGCATTAACGACTGCTACGGTCATTTGCAGGGGGATAGGGTTTTACAGTTTGTCTCAAACCTGTTGACCGATTCGGTGCGACCGCAGGATATCGCGGCGCGGATCGGCGGCGAAGAGTTTGTGCTCATGCTGACAAATACACCGTCCGATGTCGCGCATCAGGTTGCCGAACGTATTCGCCTCAAGTTGAGCGGGTTTGACAAGGCCAGCAGCGGTGGGCAGCTTCCGGAACCGATTACCATTAGTATGGGAGTATTCACCGCTACCTCGCCGGAAACCAGCGCTGAAACCTGTGTGGAAAGCGCGGATAAAGCCATGTACGAGGCAAAAGAGACGGGCCGCAACCGGGTGGTGGTGTTCAGAACATGA
- the slyA gene encoding transcriptional regulator SlyA, with protein MKLESPLGSDLARLVRIWRALIDHRLKPLELTQTHWVTLHNIHQLPPDQSQIQLAKAIGIEQPSLVRTLDQLEEKGLISRQTCASDRRAKRIKLTEKAAPIITEMETVISKTRGEILAGISPAELEMLIGLIARLEQNIHDLQSRD; from the coding sequence ATGAAATTGGAATCGCCATTAGGTTCTGATCTGGCAAGGTTGGTACGCATCTGGCGTGCTCTGATTGACCATCGCCTGAAACCTCTGGAACTCACACAGACGCACTGGGTTACGCTGCACAACATCCATCAGCTTCCGCCCGATCAGTCACAGATCCAACTGGCAAAAGCGATTGGTATTGAACAGCCTTCCCTGGTGCGTACCCTTGACCAGCTGGAAGAGAAGGGACTCATCTCCCGACAAACCTGCGCCAGCGACCGTCGCGCCAAGCGGATCAAATTGACGGAAAAAGCGGCCCCGATTATTACTGAGATGGAAACCGTCATCAGTAAAACGCGAGGGGAGATCCTGGCCGGTATTTCACCCGCTGAGCTGGAGATGCTGATCGGACTCATCGCCCGTCTTGAGCAAAACATCCACGATTTACAGTCGCGCGACTGA
- the slyB gene encoding outer membrane lipoprotein SlyB yields the protein MILRVLGVSLIGLTLAGCVNDSSLSGDVYSASEAKQVQNVTYGTIVNARPVQIQGGDDTNVVGAIGGAVLGGFLGNTIGGGTGRSLATAAGAVAGGVAGQGVQGAMNKTQGVELEIRKDDGSTIMVVQKQGNTRFSAGQRVVLASNGSQVTVSPR from the coding sequence ATGATTTTACGTGTACTGGGCGTTTCGCTGATTGGTTTAACACTGGCGGGTTGTGTGAATGACAGTTCACTCTCCGGCGACGTATATAGTGCTTCTGAAGCTAAACAGGTACAGAACGTGACATACGGTACTATCGTTAATGCCCGTCCTGTTCAGATTCAGGGTGGCGATGACACGAACGTGGTGGGCGCAATCGGCGGTGCTGTGCTGGGTGGTTTCCTGGGTAATACCATTGGCGGCGGCACCGGACGTTCTCTGGCGACCGCAGCGGGCGCAGTTGCAGGCGGCGTAGCGGGTCAGGGCGTTCAGGGTGCGATGAACAAAACTCAGGGCGTTGAGCTGGAAATCCGCAAAGACGATGGCAGCACTATTATGGTTGTGCAGAAACAGGGTAACACCCGCTTCTCTGCTGGCCAGCGTGTTGTTCTTGCAAGCAACGGCAGCCAGGTCACCGTCTCCCCGCGTTAA
- the sodC gene encoding superoxide dismutase [Cu-Zn] SodC: MKRFALAMVTLVVCAGAQAASEDVEMNLVTSQGVGQSIGTVKITETDKGLEFAPDLKALPPGEHGFHVHAKGSCQPAMKEGKPTAAEAAGGHLDPQNSGKHEGPEGMGHLGDLPVLVVNNDGKATDPVVAPRLKKLDEVKGKALMIHVGGDNMSDQPKPLGGGGARYACGVI, translated from the coding sequence ATGAAGCGTTTTGCTCTGGCAATGGTCACGCTGGTTGTTTGCGCAGGGGCGCAGGCAGCCAGCGAGGACGTTGAAATGAATCTCGTCACTTCTCAGGGGGTAGGTCAGTCCATCGGGACGGTGAAAATCACCGAAACCGATAAAGGGCTGGAATTTGCTCCCGATCTCAAGGCTCTTCCACCCGGCGAACATGGTTTTCACGTTCATGCTAAAGGCAGCTGTCAACCCGCGATGAAAGAGGGGAAACCAACAGCTGCGGAAGCCGCAGGGGGGCATCTCGACCCGCAGAACTCCGGTAAGCATGAAGGCCCGGAAGGGATGGGGCACCTCGGTGATCTGCCGGTGCTGGTGGTAAATAACGATGGTAAAGCCACCGATCCGGTTGTGGCGCCACGACTCAAAAAGCTTGACGAGGTCAAAGGCAAGGCGCTGATGATCCACGTGGGCGGCGATAACATGTCCGATCAACCTAAACCGCTTGGCGGCGGCGGGGCGCGCTATGCCTGCGGGGTGATCTGA
- a CDS encoding FUSC family protein, which produces MNLGAFSWRNTPWIKATRPQWRYALRNGIAMCLALTVAYYLNLDEPYWAMTSAAVVSFPTVGGVISKSLGRVAGSLLGATAALLLAGHTLNDPWLFLLSMSAWLGLCTWACAHFTNNVAYAFQLAGYTAAIIAFPVVNVLDTTELWDIAQARVCEVMVGILCGGVMMMILPSTSDGTTLITALKTMHARLLEHASLLWQPDSSDDIRLAHEKVIGQILTMNLLRIQAFWSHYRFRRQNTLLNYLLHQQLRMTSAISSLRRMLLNWPAPPAHTREIIEALLATLARSDADIYTVARIIAPLAPADEYDYRHRAFWQRLNYFCRLYLRSSRWLKAVENATPVTEFSVPGSPALARHTDAMEALWSGFRTFCALTAVGAWAITTQWDAGSAALTLAAISCVLYSVAASPFNSLTLLLRTLVLLSLFSFVVKFGLMVQITDLWQFLLFLFPLLTTMQLLKLQMPKLAGLWGQLIVFMGSFISVTNPPVYDYADFLNDNLAKILGVGLAWLAFAVLRPGSDARKSRRHIRELRRGFVDQLSRRPHLRESEYESLVYHHVSQLNNSQDSLSRRWLLRWGVVLLNCSHVVWQLRAWETRSDPLSQVRDNCISMLRDVMSERGVQQRPLSVTLAELQRICDTLAHHHQPAARDLASIIWRLHCSLSQLEQAPPPGTIGDQITPQA; this is translated from the coding sequence ATGAACCTGGGAGCTTTCTCCTGGCGCAATACGCCGTGGATAAAAGCGACACGGCCGCAGTGGCGTTACGCGCTGCGTAACGGCATCGCCATGTGCCTTGCGCTTACGGTTGCCTATTATCTGAATCTGGATGAGCCTTACTGGGCGATGACCTCTGCGGCGGTCGTCAGCTTCCCAACCGTCGGGGGCGTTATCAGTAAAAGCCTCGGGCGCGTGGCGGGTAGCCTGCTGGGGGCAACCGCCGCACTGCTTCTTGCCGGCCATACTCTGAACGATCCCTGGCTCTTTTTGTTAAGCATGTCGGCATGGCTGGGGCTGTGTACCTGGGCCTGCGCTCATTTTACCAATAACGTTGCCTATGCGTTTCAACTGGCGGGTTACACCGCGGCCATTATCGCCTTTCCGGTCGTCAACGTGCTGGATACCACTGAGCTGTGGGATATCGCCCAGGCACGCGTGTGTGAAGTGATGGTCGGCATTCTGTGCGGGGGCGTCATGATGATGATCCTGCCCAGTACCTCAGATGGCACTACGCTTATCACCGCACTTAAAACGATGCACGCACGTTTGCTGGAACATGCCAGCCTGCTCTGGCAGCCTGACAGCAGCGATGACATCCGCCTCGCGCACGAAAAGGTCATCGGCCAGATCCTGACCATGAACCTGTTGCGCATCCAGGCTTTCTGGAGCCACTACCGTTTTCGTCGCCAGAACACGCTTCTGAACTATTTACTGCACCAGCAATTGCGGATGACGAGCGCGATCTCGAGCCTTCGTCGGATGTTGCTGAACTGGCCTGCACCCCCAGCCCATACCCGGGAGATTATCGAGGCGCTGCTCGCTACCCTTGCGCGTTCGGATGCCGATATTTATACCGTGGCCCGCATTATCGCGCCGCTCGCCCCAGCGGATGAATATGACTACCGGCATCGCGCCTTCTGGCAGCGTCTGAACTATTTCTGCCGCCTGTATCTGCGCAGCAGCCGCTGGTTAAAAGCCGTCGAGAATGCCACGCCCGTCACCGAATTTTCCGTTCCCGGTAGTCCTGCTCTGGCGCGGCATACCGACGCAATGGAGGCGCTGTGGAGCGGTTTTCGTACGTTTTGCGCGTTGACGGCCGTGGGCGCATGGGCCATCACCACGCAATGGGATGCGGGCAGTGCGGCCCTGACGCTTGCGGCAATAAGCTGCGTGCTCTATTCCGTCGCCGCTTCCCCCTTTAACTCCCTGACGCTTCTGCTGCGTACGCTGGTGCTGCTGTCGCTGTTCAGCTTCGTGGTGAAATTTGGTTTGATGGTGCAGATAACCGACCTCTGGCAATTTCTGCTATTTCTCTTCCCGCTATTAACCACCATGCAGTTGCTCAAACTGCAAATGCCTAAACTGGCCGGTCTGTGGGGTCAGTTAATTGTTTTTATGGGCTCATTTATCTCTGTAACGAATCCACCGGTTTACGATTACGCTGATTTTCTCAACGACAACCTGGCGAAGATCCTCGGCGTGGGGCTGGCGTGGCTGGCTTTCGCCGTGCTACGCCCGGGCTCGGACGCGCGTAAAAGCCGCAGGCATATTCGGGAGTTGCGCAGGGGTTTTGTCGATCAGCTGAGCCGCAGGCCGCATCTGCGCGAAAGCGAGTATGAATCGCTGGTTTACCATCATGTCAGCCAGCTGAATAACAGCCAGGATTCACTCTCCCGTCGCTGGCTACTGCGCTGGGGCGTGGTGCTGCTAAACTGTTCGCACGTGGTGTGGCAGTTGCGCGCCTGGGAGACGCGTTCCGATCCGCTGTCGCAGGTCCGTGATAACTGTATTTCCATGCTCCGCGATGTGATGAGCGAGCGCGGGGTGCAGCAGCGCCCCCTGAGCGTCACGCTCGCCGAGCTTCAGCGTATTTGCGACACGCTGGCGCACCATCATCAGCCTGCGGCCCGCGATCTGGCATCCATTATCTGGCGGCTGCACTGCTCCCTGTCACAGCTTGAACAGGCGCCGCCACCCGGAACGATTGGCGATCAGATCACCCCGCAGGCATAG
- the eptA gene encoding phosphoethanolamine transferase EptA, producing the protein MWFAKKLHCNDIKFTLGCAFFFTVLNALFIQRSWSIIAPAHLHDVLFAASVPLVLFCGWVIVFSLLNIPYIRKPLLIVLTLGCAAATWFMYTYGAVIDQNMIVNVFETNSQEATALVTPQMILWLVVAGLVPSVVLALTRIRTGKWWYALLTRFAAMLGALLVIILVASVFYKDYASLFRNNKSIVKMVTPANYVSALVKYSKMRWFAGDQTLVRIGEDAHKGALIASQRKKTVLVVVVGEASRAANYSLNGYPRETNPELKKQDVINFPRASSCGTETAVSVPCMFSGMTRKKYDADLAHHQEGLLDVLNHAGFNLLWRDNDGGCKGACDRVPHTDMTQWKLDQFCKDKSCIDDVNLYRLDNVLDGIKQDTVLVIHLMGSHGPAYYKRYPDSFRKFTPTCDTNEIQDCDHQSLINTYDNTILYTDSVVSRTIDALKARQANMNTALIYLSDHGESLGESGIYLHGTPYMLAPEQQTHIPFMFWLSPDYAKNFGVNTDCMRDHAAKEAVSQDNLFATVLGMMDVKSAVYQPQLDILSQCRRQAGLH; encoded by the coding sequence ATGTGGTTCGCAAAAAAGTTACACTGTAACGATATAAAATTTACTCTGGGCTGTGCATTTTTCTTTACCGTACTGAATGCACTGTTTATCCAGCGCAGCTGGTCAATTATTGCGCCTGCGCATCTGCACGATGTCCTGTTTGCTGCCAGCGTGCCGCTGGTACTGTTCTGCGGCTGGGTGATTGTCTTCAGCCTGTTAAATATCCCCTATATTCGTAAGCCGCTCCTGATTGTCCTGACCCTGGGATGTGCCGCCGCGACCTGGTTTATGTATACCTATGGCGCGGTTATCGATCAGAACATGATTGTGAACGTGTTCGAGACTAATTCTCAGGAAGCGACAGCCCTGGTGACGCCGCAGATGATCCTGTGGCTGGTCGTAGCGGGTCTGGTTCCATCTGTTGTGTTAGCCCTGACGCGCATTCGCACCGGAAAATGGTGGTATGCCCTCCTGACGCGCTTCGCCGCTATGCTGGGTGCGCTGCTGGTGATCATCCTGGTCGCGTCAGTGTTCTATAAAGACTATGCTTCGCTGTTCCGCAATAACAAAAGCATCGTAAAAATGGTCACCCCGGCGAATTACGTGAGCGCCCTGGTGAAATACAGCAAAATGCGCTGGTTTGCCGGCGACCAGACGCTGGTCCGCATTGGCGAAGATGCTCATAAAGGCGCGCTGATTGCCAGCCAACGCAAGAAAACCGTGCTGGTTGTGGTGGTGGGCGAAGCCTCCCGCGCTGCAAACTACTCGTTAAATGGTTACCCGCGTGAAACCAACCCCGAGCTGAAAAAGCAGGATGTCATCAACTTCCCGCGGGCCTCCTCCTGTGGCACGGAAACCGCTGTTTCCGTCCCCTGCATGTTCTCCGGCATGACGCGGAAAAAATATGACGCGGACCTCGCCCATCATCAGGAAGGTCTGCTTGATGTGCTTAACCACGCCGGGTTCAACCTGCTGTGGCGCGACAACGACGGCGGATGTAAAGGCGCCTGCGACCGCGTGCCGCACACGGACATGACCCAGTGGAAACTGGATCAGTTCTGTAAGGACAAATCCTGTATCGACGACGTTAACCTGTACCGCCTGGACAACGTGCTGGATGGAATAAAGCAGGATACGGTTCTGGTTATTCACCTGATGGGCAGCCACGGTCCGGCCTATTACAAACGCTACCCTGATAGCTTCCGCAAGTTCACCCCAACCTGCGATACCAATGAAATTCAGGATTGCGATCATCAGTCGCTGATCAATACCTATGACAACACGATTCTGTATACCGACAGCGTCGTCAGCCGAACCATCGACGCACTGAAAGCCCGGCAGGCCAACATGAACACGGCGCTCATTTACCTCTCCGATCACGGTGAATCGCTGGGCGAAAGCGGAATTTACCTGCACGGTACGCCGTATATGCTGGCCCCGGAGCAGCAAACGCATATTCCTTTTATGTTCTGGCTCTCCCCGGATTATGCGAAAAACTTCGGCGTAAACACGGATTGCATGCGTGACCATGCCGCAAAAGAGGCGGTTTCACAGGACAATTTATTCGCCACCGTTCTGGGCATGATGGACGTGAAATCAGCGGTTTATCAGCCGCAGCTGGATATTCTGTCACAGTGTCGTCGCCAAGCGGGCTTGCATTAG
- a CDS encoding DUF1289 domain-containing protein yields MAEQLEFFPVQSPCRGICQVDERGYCRGCMRTRDERFNWQNFSDAQKQEVLRLCRQRLLRKIRANKAVEPEEPQQPSLF; encoded by the coding sequence GTGGCAGAGCAACTGGAATTTTTCCCTGTCCAGAGCCCGTGCCGGGGTATTTGCCAGGTTGATGAACGAGGATACTGTCGTGGCTGCATGCGCACGCGCGATGAACGTTTTAACTGGCAAAATTTCAGCGACGCGCAAAAGCAGGAGGTCTTACGGCTTTGCCGACAGCGTCTGCTGCGTAAAATTCGTGCAAACAAAGCGGTTGAACCCGAAGAACCTCAGCAACCTTCACTGTTTTAG
- a CDS encoding HlyD family secretion protein, translating to MALKTLKYFSTLFVLALALIAGWWLWNYYMQSPWTRDGKIRAEQVSITPQVSGSISALLVKDNQFVHAGDVLFRIDETPFHIAVLNAQAQLAKAQSDLAKANNEAERRRHLSRNYISAEDLDTANINVKAMQASLKVAEATLKQAEWQLTQTVVKAPVDGWITSLSTRVGDYATTGQPVFALVDSRSFYVVGYFEETKLRHIREGAPARITLYSGAETLQGHVSSIGRAIYDQSVETDSGLVPDIKPNVPWVRLAQRVPVRVEFDQLPKDITLVSGTTCTVAIGSR from the coding sequence ATAGCATTGAAAACGTTAAAATATTTTTCCACTCTTTTCGTCTTAGCGCTGGCGCTTATCGCCGGCTGGTGGCTCTGGAATTATTACATGCAGTCGCCCTGGACGCGTGACGGCAAGATCCGCGCGGAACAGGTCAGCATCACGCCACAGGTGTCCGGCAGTATCAGCGCGCTGCTGGTGAAGGACAACCAGTTCGTTCATGCGGGTGATGTGTTATTCCGCATCGACGAGACCCCTTTTCACATTGCAGTGCTCAATGCCCAGGCGCAGCTCGCAAAAGCTCAATCCGATCTGGCAAAAGCCAATAACGAAGCCGAACGTCGCCGACATCTGTCGAGGAATTACATCTCTGCGGAAGATCTCGATACCGCCAATATCAATGTAAAAGCCATGCAGGCCAGCCTGAAGGTTGCAGAGGCAACGCTGAAACAGGCCGAGTGGCAACTGACCCAGACCGTTGTCAAAGCTCCGGTGGATGGATGGATCACGAGCTTGTCGACCCGTGTGGGGGATTACGCCACCACAGGCCAGCCGGTCTTTGCCCTGGTCGACAGCCGCTCTTTCTATGTTGTAGGTTATTTTGAAGAGACCAAGCTGCGCCATATCCGCGAGGGAGCGCCTGCCCGAATCACGCTTTACAGCGGCGCAGAAACGTTACAGGGTCACGTTAGCAGCATAGGTCGGGCAATTTACGATCAGAGCGTGGAAACCGATTCTGGCCTGGTGCCCGACATCAAACCCAACGTACCGTGGGTGCGTCTGGCTCAGCGGGTGCCTGTTCGCGTCGAGTTTGATCAACTGCCGAAAGACATTACCTTGGTCTCTGGCACAACCTGCACCGTCGCCATCGGATCGCGATGA
- a CDS encoding aldo/keto reductase, with translation MVQRITLAPQGPEFSRFVMGYWRLMDWNMSPVQLADFIEEHLDLGITTVDHADIYGGYQCEAAFGEALKRAPGLRERMEIVTKCGIATTAKPEHALGHYITDSAHIVKSAEQSLVNLATDRIDLLLIHRPDPLMDADEVAEAFLTLHQSGKVRHFGVSNFTPAQFALLQSRLPFTLATNQVEISPVHQPLLLDGTLDQLQQLRIRPMAWSCLGGGRLFNDEPFQPLRNELETVARELNAESIEQVVYAWILRLPSKPLPIIGSGKIERVRAALVAEELDMTRQQWFRIRKAALGYDVP, from the coding sequence ATGGTTCAGCGTATTACCCTTGCCCCACAGGGCCCGGAATTCTCCCGATTTGTTATGGGCTACTGGCGCCTCATGGACTGGAATATGTCTCCGGTCCAGCTGGCGGACTTTATAGAAGAGCATCTCGATCTCGGGATCACCACCGTCGATCATGCTGATATTTATGGCGGCTATCAGTGCGAGGCCGCCTTTGGCGAAGCGCTGAAGCGTGCGCCGGGGCTGCGTGAACGAATGGAGATTGTGACCAAATGCGGTATTGCCACCACAGCAAAACCGGAGCATGCGCTTGGACATTACATCACTGACAGCGCGCATATCGTTAAAAGCGCCGAGCAGTCACTGGTCAACCTGGCCACCGATCGTATCGACCTGCTGCTGATCCACCGTCCCGATCCGTTGATGGATGCGGATGAGGTCGCGGAAGCCTTCCTGACGCTGCACCAGAGCGGCAAAGTGCGCCATTTTGGCGTGTCTAACTTCACCCCGGCACAGTTTGCGCTATTGCAGTCTCGCCTGCCGTTTACGCTGGCGACGAATCAGGTGGAGATCTCGCCTGTTCATCAGCCGCTGCTGCTGGATGGCACGCTCGACCAACTGCAACAGCTGCGCATCCGTCCAATGGCATGGTCTTGCCTGGGAGGCGGCCGTCTGTTTAACGATGAGCCATTCCAGCCGCTGCGTAACGAGCTTGAAACGGTGGCGCGCGAACTGAATGCGGAGAGTATCGAGCAGGTGGTTTACGCCTGGATCCTGCGCCTGCCGTCTAAACCGCTGCCAATTATTGGCTCCGGCAAAATTGAGCGTGTCCGCGCTGCGCTTGTAGCTGAGGAGCTGGATATGACGCGTCAGCAGTGGTTCCGCATTCGTAAGGCGGCGCTGGGCTACGACGTACCCTGA